The following proteins are co-located in the Rhodococcus opacus B4 genome:
- the speB gene encoding agmatinase gives MPQPRETLVGALPATQVPRYAGKGTFARIADIHEVDDYDIAILGVPFDGGTSYRPGARFGPMAVRQAARALRPGYHVELGVAPLEEVQVVDAGDVTVTPYDIGEACRQIEAHASEILGGRDRKIVSIGGDHTIALPNLRALHAKHGPIALVHFDAHLDTWDTYFSQPVTHGTIFRRAFEEGLLVEDHSIHVGIRGPIYDQADLNDDARMGFRIIRAGDLDVMGIEAAVDVVRRRVGDVPVYVSIDIDVLDPAFAPGTGTPEAGGLTSRELLRMLRQLTGLNVVGADVVEVAPAYDHAEITCVAAATVVFDLVSLMVAGAQRDTVAAAAESIGTSALRY, from the coding sequence ATGCCACAACCCCGCGAAACCCTCGTCGGCGCACTGCCCGCAACCCAGGTTCCCCGTTATGCCGGCAAGGGCACCTTCGCCCGCATCGCCGACATCCACGAGGTCGACGACTACGACATCGCGATCCTCGGTGTCCCTTTCGACGGCGGTACCTCGTACCGTCCCGGTGCCCGCTTCGGTCCGATGGCGGTCCGGCAGGCCGCGCGCGCACTCCGGCCCGGCTACCACGTCGAACTCGGCGTCGCACCGCTCGAAGAGGTGCAGGTGGTCGACGCCGGAGACGTGACGGTGACGCCGTACGACATTGGCGAGGCCTGCCGGCAGATCGAGGCGCACGCATCCGAGATCCTCGGCGGCCGCGACCGGAAGATCGTCTCCATCGGCGGCGACCACACGATCGCCCTGCCGAATCTGCGCGCACTGCACGCCAAACACGGACCGATTGCCCTGGTGCACTTCGACGCCCACCTCGACACGTGGGACACGTACTTCAGCCAGCCCGTCACCCACGGGACCATCTTCCGCCGCGCGTTCGAGGAAGGCCTGCTGGTGGAGGACCACTCCATTCACGTCGGAATCCGCGGTCCGATCTACGACCAGGCCGACCTGAACGACGACGCCCGGATGGGATTCCGGATTATCCGCGCGGGCGATCTGGACGTGATGGGCATCGAGGCGGCCGTCGACGTGGTCCGCCGGCGCGTCGGGGACGTCCCGGTGTACGTGTCGATCGACATCGACGTCCTCGACCCCGCGTTCGCCCCCGGGACCGGCACCCCGGAAGCGGGTGGTCTGACGTCCCGGGAACTGCTGCGGATGCTGCGCCAACTCACCGGGCTCAACGTGGTGGGCGCCGACGTCGTCGAAGTGGCACCGGCCTACGACCACGCCGAGATCACCTGCGTCGCAGCGGCTACCGTGGTATTCGACCTCGTCTCACTCATGGTCGCGGGTGCGCAGCGCGACACCGTCGCCGCGGCCGCCGAATCCATCGGCACCTCGGCTCTCAGATACTGA
- a CDS encoding PDR/VanB family oxidoreductase has translation MSQNPVSSGTPADAALRVDAKVVVAEGVVALTLRHPTGRRLPDWAPGAHIDLVLPNGLTRQYSLCGDRWDAHSYRVGVLREPSGRGGSAYVHDELAVGDLVGVGGPRNNFPLVPSQKYLFVAGGIGITPLLPMIRQAELIGADWRLVYGGRTRTSMAFREELAAYGDRVVFLPRDERGLPDLPAYLAEATDAKVYVCGPGALLAAVEKCCADWAVGRLRTERFVPKDRGAPLRNEPFEVELARSGLAVTVNPGATVLDAVQAAGVNVLSSCRGGTCGTCETTVLAGAPDHRDSVLDDDERSAGDCMLICVSRSCSDRLVLDL, from the coding sequence ATGTCACAGAACCCGGTTTCTTCCGGCACGCCGGCGGACGCTGCCTTGCGGGTGGACGCCAAAGTGGTTGTCGCGGAGGGTGTTGTCGCGCTCACGCTGCGTCACCCGACGGGGCGGCGCCTGCCGGACTGGGCGCCCGGAGCGCACATCGACCTGGTGCTCCCCAACGGGCTGACACGTCAGTATTCGCTGTGCGGTGACCGATGGGACGCGCACAGCTACCGAGTTGGGGTGCTGCGCGAACCGTCCGGCCGTGGCGGGTCGGCGTACGTTCACGACGAACTCGCGGTGGGCGATCTCGTCGGGGTCGGCGGTCCGCGCAACAACTTTCCCCTCGTCCCGTCGCAGAAGTATCTGTTCGTCGCGGGTGGTATCGGGATCACCCCGCTGCTGCCGATGATCCGGCAGGCGGAACTGATCGGGGCCGACTGGCGGCTCGTGTACGGCGGCCGCACCCGCACGTCGATGGCGTTCCGAGAGGAACTCGCGGCGTACGGCGACCGCGTCGTCTTTCTGCCCCGGGATGAACGCGGCCTTCCTGACCTACCCGCGTATCTCGCCGAGGCCACGGATGCCAAGGTGTACGTCTGCGGACCCGGTGCGCTGCTCGCTGCCGTCGAAAAGTGTTGCGCGGACTGGGCTGTCGGGAGATTGCGGACCGAGCGCTTCGTGCCGAAGGATCGTGGTGCACCGCTGCGTAACGAACCGTTCGAGGTGGAACTCGCACGTTCCGGCCTCGCGGTGACCGTGAACCCTGGCGCCACCGTCCTCGACGCAGTGCAGGCGGCGGGGGTGAACGTCCTGTCCTCGTGCCGCGGGGGCACGTGTGGGACATGTGAGACCACCGTCCTTGCCGGCGCCCCCGACCACCGCGATTCCGTCCTCGACGACGACGAGCGGTCCGCCGGCGACTGCATGCTCATCTGCGTCTCACGGTCTTGCTCCGACCGTCTTGTGCTCGACCTCTGA
- a CDS encoding LysR substrate-binding domain-containing protein, which produces MELRHLHAFLAVAEELHFGRAAERLHVAQSPLSQTVRALERELGTDLFVRTTRSVRLTAAGEALVAPARVIEAQLGIVRGIAQAASAGETGRVTVGFGGAGGYTVLSVLARSLADTYPGIELGLRPQMYSGEVLDALARGTLDMGIVGLPVPRGFATHTVREEALMLAVPAGHRLADAGAVAPQELASERFVIYPAEHGSVVRDATLALCAAAGFAPVVAHEAPDPYSLLAMVGAGVGVAVVVDSTAHLTMDGVEYRPIAGDVPTLPIAMAWQDSNPSPAVQTVTRVLREAIGDVGHIDA; this is translated from the coding sequence ATGGAACTCCGTCACCTGCACGCCTTCCTCGCGGTGGCCGAGGAACTGCACTTCGGACGGGCCGCCGAGCGTCTCCACGTCGCGCAGTCGCCGCTCAGCCAGACGGTGCGAGCGCTCGAACGGGAGCTGGGCACCGACCTGTTCGTCCGCACCACCCGTTCGGTGCGGCTCACGGCCGCGGGCGAGGCGCTGGTGGCCCCGGCCAGGGTCATCGAGGCACAGCTCGGGATCGTGCGCGGCATCGCGCAGGCGGCGTCCGCCGGGGAGACCGGACGCGTCACCGTCGGCTTCGGCGGCGCCGGCGGCTACACGGTGCTCTCGGTCCTCGCCCGGTCCCTCGCCGACACCTACCCCGGAATCGAACTGGGACTGCGCCCCCAGATGTACTCCGGGGAGGTGCTCGACGCCCTCGCCCGCGGGACCCTGGACATGGGCATCGTAGGACTGCCGGTCCCGCGAGGCTTCGCCACCCACACCGTCCGCGAAGAGGCACTGATGCTCGCCGTCCCCGCCGGGCACCGCCTCGCGGACGCCGGTGCGGTGGCACCGCAGGAACTGGCGAGCGAACGGTTCGTCATCTATCCCGCCGAACACGGCTCGGTGGTTCGCGATGCCACGCTCGCACTCTGTGCAGCAGCAGGATTCGCCCCCGTCGTCGCGCACGAGGCGCCCGACCCGTACAGCCTCCTCGCGATGGTCGGCGCCGGGGTCGGAGTGGCTGTGGTCGTGGATTCGACGGCGCACCTCACGATGGACGGTGTGGAATACCGCCCCATCGCGGGCGACGTCCCCACCCTCCCCATCGCCATGGCCTGGCAGGACTCCAATCCGTCACCCGCGGTGCAGACGGTTACCCGCGTACTGCGCGAGGCGATCGGGGATGTGGGCCACATCGATGCGTGA
- a CDS encoding PucR family transcriptional regulator: MTITVGELVEIPHLRLDVYSGASGLGREVTWTHTSDLPEPWRWVTGGEFLMTNGMSFPKSAKDQADLVRHLADSGVAGLGIGENMYCPRLTAAFTRTSDELGFPVLWIRYPLPFVAISRSVAEATLVDQSQRLGRTVRIYDLIRRHTARGAAPAELLSALARELGCEIQVCDRATGEPWFPGTPPLDPTISEAVVALSEASKNVAGGAYGLPSVGDRAAMLTDIPRHSGAALVTLSDPKVGVDPIQLQHAATVVAIELSQTQLMLEHERRYGSGLLTQMLEGRMDIAGVTAQLAELGLKPECAVLVAARSEEPDRMLELHNSLWRHAMPYLCLLRMGTAHVMVPDGPETDAVLSRALGPTARIGISRHIGSLARFQDAAREAAWALSIAERRGSIVSRYGSAVPWVGLSSVADAQTLVDRILRPVLDYDEQHNSRLVDTLDAFLQNQRSWQQTAQAMHIHRQTVMYRIRKVEALTSRDLADTNSLSELWLAVRAAELLVTRDSDWSESKPKQ, translated from the coding sequence GTGACAATCACCGTCGGTGAGCTCGTCGAGATTCCGCATCTGCGTCTCGACGTGTACTCCGGGGCGTCCGGTCTCGGCCGTGAGGTCACGTGGACCCACACGTCCGACCTCCCCGAACCGTGGCGTTGGGTCACCGGCGGCGAGTTCCTGATGACCAACGGCATGTCGTTCCCGAAGTCGGCGAAAGACCAGGCAGATCTGGTGCGGCATCTCGCCGACTCCGGGGTAGCGGGGCTGGGCATCGGCGAGAACATGTACTGCCCGCGGCTGACGGCGGCATTCACCCGCACCAGCGACGAGCTGGGATTTCCGGTCCTGTGGATCCGGTATCCACTCCCCTTCGTCGCCATCTCCCGGTCGGTGGCCGAGGCCACGCTCGTCGATCAGTCGCAACGCCTCGGCCGCACCGTCCGGATCTACGACCTGATCCGCCGGCACACTGCGCGCGGCGCCGCGCCCGCCGAGCTGCTGTCGGCGTTGGCCCGCGAACTGGGCTGCGAGATCCAAGTGTGCGATCGCGCCACCGGTGAACCCTGGTTTCCCGGCACCCCGCCCCTGGATCCGACGATCAGCGAGGCGGTGGTCGCGTTGTCAGAGGCGTCGAAGAACGTGGCCGGCGGCGCGTACGGACTTCCGTCCGTCGGCGACCGGGCCGCGATGCTCACCGACATCCCCCGCCACTCCGGCGCCGCGCTGGTCACGCTCAGCGACCCGAAGGTCGGCGTCGATCCGATCCAGCTCCAGCACGCCGCCACCGTCGTCGCGATCGAACTGTCCCAGACACAGCTCATGCTCGAACACGAACGGCGTTACGGTTCAGGGCTTCTCACCCAGATGCTCGAGGGCCGGATGGACATCGCCGGGGTCACTGCTCAGCTGGCGGAACTCGGACTGAAACCCGAGTGCGCCGTGCTGGTCGCGGCACGCAGCGAAGAGCCGGACAGGATGCTCGAACTCCACAACTCGCTGTGGCGGCACGCCATGCCCTATCTGTGTCTGCTGCGGATGGGCACGGCACACGTCATGGTTCCGGACGGCCCGGAGACCGACGCGGTGCTGTCCCGCGCGCTGGGCCCGACCGCACGCATCGGCATCAGCAGGCACATCGGTTCCCTGGCACGGTTTCAGGATGCCGCCAGGGAGGCCGCCTGGGCGCTGTCGATCGCCGAACGACGGGGGTCGATCGTCTCGCGCTACGGCAGTGCCGTCCCGTGGGTCGGGCTGTCGAGCGTGGCGGACGCTCAAACCCTGGTCGACCGGATCCTGCGCCCGGTTCTCGACTACGACGAGCAGCACAATTCGAGGCTCGTCGACACGCTCGACGCGTTCCTGCAGAACCAGCGGTCGTGGCAGCAGACCGCGCAGGCGATGCACATTCACCGGCAGACGGTCATGTACCGGATCCGGAAGGTCGAGGCGCTCACGTCGCGCGATCTGGCAGACACGAATTCACTGTCCGAACTCTGGCTCGCCGTGCGGGCCGCGGAGTTGCTCGTCACCCGTGACAGCGACTGGTCGGAGTCGAAGCCGAAGCAGTGA
- a CDS encoding serine/threonine-protein kinase, whose translation MAEFDPLATQRDNAGNITAELEADGFSDIREIGRGGFGVVYRCRQPQLDRTVAVKVLAADPAAEDLERFLREQRAMGRLSGHPHIVTILQVGTTPAGRPYLVMPYHRHGSLDAAIRRTGPLSWADTLHLGVALAGALETAHQAGIVHRDVKPANILLTEYGDPQLADFGIARISGGFETGTGVITGSPAFTAPEVLAGQSPTPASDIYSLGASLFCALTGHAAFERRSGEDLVAQFVRITTQPVPDLRDPAIPGAVSAVIGHAMAAEPTARPGTAAELEAELRGALTRPAPESVLMPADTPVGTPRRRRAPPTPATKFRPPTAPKSLVRRARLLETLRAARRRRLVLIHAPAGYGKSTLAAQWRDVLLAGGTAVAWLSVDNDDNNLVWFLAHLIEAIRRAEPALGHDLGQVLEDRGADADRYVLTSLVDEVHDRGLPVAVVIDDWHRVTDSATVAALSYLLDNGCHHLQLIVTSRTRSGLPLGRMKVRDELVEVTDTDLRFDLDESTRFLVDVNGLALAESELASLTRSTDGWVAALQLASLSLRDRPDAGELIAHLSGRHHAIGEFLAENVLSALEPDLLDFLMATSIPERICGDLAGVLADTPRGQALLEEVEERDLFLRSLDDDRDWFRYHHLFADFLRRRLERDAPERLARLHRRASDWFADHNALGEAVDHALAAGDDDRAVDLVESHAMRLIESSKMGTVLALVAKLPAPLAQSRARLQLIVAWANVLLHRLEPMRGALVLVEAALDEHTLTEAQTVDLRVEAAVVADVARCHADAIDEVGEEVRECLRRPDTLPPFVVVGAADVTSFADICAFDFDAARRQQDWARVLYQQTHGPHFGMIGHCFAGIAAHELLDITAAENHFRAAWDLAVASVGVHSYAAQLSGALLGDLLYQQGMIDEAERLLDASYRLGAEGGVVDFMLASYGTGARIKALRGDMSAAVQRLDEGAATARTLSLPRLAARIDNERIRCGLDPGIDFRARFQQRSESEQQPDGIRTRTTETDEDSHIRLLLSAGSYDSACARMEAVVRTLETARRPRALLEASVLYARCLAAAGRTTVAKQVLIPVAATCAQCGLPRLLADGGEPVTELLEEIAGDRRRG comes from the coding sequence ATGGCCGAATTCGATCCGTTGGCCACCCAGCGTGACAACGCCGGGAACATCACCGCGGAGTTGGAAGCCGACGGCTTCTCCGATATCCGAGAGATCGGGCGTGGCGGCTTCGGGGTCGTCTATCGCTGCCGTCAGCCGCAGTTGGATCGCACGGTCGCGGTCAAGGTCCTCGCCGCGGACCCGGCCGCCGAGGACCTGGAACGATTCCTGCGCGAGCAGCGGGCAATGGGCCGGCTGTCCGGGCACCCTCACATCGTCACCATTCTGCAGGTCGGCACCACCCCCGCGGGCCGACCGTACCTCGTGATGCCGTATCACCGGCACGGCTCGCTCGACGCCGCGATCCGCCGCACCGGCCCCCTCAGCTGGGCCGACACGCTGCATCTGGGGGTTGCGCTGGCCGGGGCGCTCGAGACCGCCCACCAGGCCGGAATCGTGCACCGCGACGTCAAGCCCGCGAACATCCTGCTCACCGAGTATGGCGACCCGCAGCTGGCCGATTTCGGGATCGCCCGGATTTCCGGGGGCTTCGAGACCGGTACCGGCGTCATCACCGGTTCGCCCGCGTTCACCGCCCCCGAGGTGCTGGCAGGGCAGAGCCCCACCCCGGCGTCGGACATCTACAGCCTGGGCGCGAGCCTGTTCTGCGCACTGACGGGGCACGCCGCGTTCGAGCGCCGCAGCGGCGAAGACCTCGTCGCCCAGTTCGTGCGGATCACCACGCAGCCGGTGCCGGATCTGCGGGATCCGGCCATTCCCGGTGCGGTGAGCGCGGTGATCGGACACGCCATGGCTGCCGAACCCACGGCCCGGCCGGGCACAGCGGCGGAGCTCGAGGCCGAACTGCGGGGCGCATTGACCCGGCCCGCGCCGGAATCGGTGCTCATGCCAGCGGACACACCCGTCGGCACGCCACGTCGCCGACGTGCACCGCCGACTCCCGCGACGAAGTTCCGGCCACCCACTGCACCGAAGTCCCTGGTGCGCCGGGCTCGGCTGCTCGAGACTCTGCGGGCCGCGCGACGGCGCCGTCTGGTGCTCATTCACGCGCCCGCCGGGTACGGCAAGTCCACCCTCGCCGCCCAGTGGCGTGACGTGCTCCTCGCCGGAGGCACGGCGGTGGCGTGGCTGTCCGTCGACAACGACGACAACAATCTCGTGTGGTTTCTCGCGCATCTGATCGAGGCGATCCGGCGTGCCGAGCCCGCTCTGGGCCACGATCTCGGTCAGGTACTCGAGGACCGCGGCGCCGACGCCGACCGTTACGTGCTGACTTCACTGGTCGACGAGGTCCACGACCGCGGGCTGCCGGTGGCGGTCGTGATCGACGACTGGCACCGGGTCACCGATTCCGCGACCGTCGCCGCCCTGAGCTACCTGCTCGACAACGGCTGCCATCACCTTCAGCTCATCGTCACCAGCCGGACTCGATCAGGACTGCCGCTCGGCCGGATGAAGGTTCGCGACGAACTGGTCGAGGTCACCGACACGGACCTGCGTTTCGACCTCGACGAGTCCACCCGCTTCCTCGTCGACGTGAACGGACTCGCGCTGGCCGAATCCGAACTTGCGTCGCTGACACGGTCCACGGACGGGTGGGTCGCCGCTCTGCAGCTCGCGTCCCTGTCGCTCCGCGATCGACCCGATGCAGGAGAATTGATCGCCCACCTGTCGGGGCGACATCACGCCATCGGTGAGTTCCTCGCCGAGAATGTGCTGAGCGCACTCGAACCCGACCTTCTCGACTTCCTGATGGCCACCTCGATTCCGGAACGAATCTGCGGCGACCTCGCGGGAGTCCTCGCGGACACGCCGCGCGGGCAGGCCCTGCTCGAGGAGGTCGAAGAGCGGGATCTGTTCCTGCGCAGCCTCGACGACGACCGGGACTGGTTCCGCTATCACCATCTGTTCGCCGATTTTCTCCGACGCCGACTGGAGCGCGACGCACCCGAGCGGCTCGCACGGTTGCACCGGAGAGCGTCGGACTGGTTCGCCGACCACAACGCGCTCGGTGAGGCGGTCGATCATGCCCTGGCCGCCGGCGATGACGACCGTGCCGTCGACCTGGTCGAGTCGCACGCGATGCGTCTGATCGAAAGTTCGAAGATGGGAACGGTTCTCGCGCTGGTCGCGAAACTTCCCGCACCGCTCGCGCAGAGCCGCGCCCGGCTCCAGCTGATCGTCGCGTGGGCCAACGTCCTGCTGCACCGGCTCGAGCCGATGCGGGGCGCCTTGGTGCTCGTCGAGGCCGCCCTCGACGAGCACACCCTGACCGAGGCGCAGACGGTCGATCTACGAGTTGAGGCGGCAGTCGTCGCCGATGTCGCCCGGTGCCACGCCGATGCCATCGACGAAGTCGGCGAGGAGGTCCGCGAATGCCTCAGACGTCCCGACACGCTTCCGCCATTCGTCGTCGTCGGCGCAGCGGACGTCACCTCCTTCGCCGACATCTGCGCCTTCGACTTCGATGCCGCCCGGCGACAGCAGGACTGGGCACGGGTTCTCTACCAGCAGACCCACGGCCCGCACTTCGGGATGATCGGGCACTGTTTCGCCGGTATCGCCGCCCACGAACTCCTCGACATCACCGCCGCCGAGAACCACTTCCGGGCTGCCTGGGACCTCGCTGTCGCCTCCGTCGGCGTCCACTCGTACGCGGCGCAACTGTCCGGGGCTCTGCTCGGCGACCTGCTGTATCAGCAGGGCATGATCGATGAGGCCGAGCGCCTGCTCGACGCCAGTTACCGCCTCGGCGCCGAGGGCGGCGTCGTGGATTTCATGCTCGCCAGTTACGGCACCGGGGCCCGGATCAAGGCGCTGCGCGGAGACATGTCCGCGGCCGTGCAGCGGTTGGACGAGGGCGCCGCCACGGCCCGGACGTTGTCACTGCCACGGCTGGCGGCAAGGATCGACAACGAGCGGATTCGCTGCGGATTGGACCCGGGCATCGACTTCCGCGCCCGGTTCCAGCAGCGATCGGAATCTGAACAGCAACCGGACGGCATCCGCACTCGCACAACCGAAACCGACGAAGACTCCCACATCCGGCTACTCTTGTCCGCCGGCTCCTATGACAGTGCCTGTGCCCGGATGGAGGCGGTGGTACGGACACTCGAAACCGCCCGGCGACCGCGGGCCCTCCTCGAGGCCAGTGTGCTGTACGCCCGGTGCCTCGCCGCCGCGGGCAGGACCACCGTCGCGAAGCAGGTCCTCATCCCCGTCGCGGCGACCTGCGCACAGTGCGGTCTGCCCCGCCTACTCGCCGACGGCGGCGAACCCGTCACCGAGCTCCTCGAGGAGATAGCAGGCGATCGCCGACGCGGATAG
- a CDS encoding MFS transporter, with the protein MTSSGHLIDDAPLTSFHKKLTAFSSGGPFIDGFALSIIGVALITLEPAMDLSATEIGLIGAASLIGIFVGGGVFGYVTDKIGRHFMYIADLVALAVFSVLSAFCGEAWQVILLRFLLGVAIGADYPIATSLLAEFLPKRQRGRLLGAMFVVWAVGAAAAYVVGFLARGLGPDAWRFLLASPAIFAVVTLLARMGTPESPRWLMSKGRMEEADASIKLVYGEQYGVADLPEEPVVTTSFLRVFQKPYLRRTIFVAIFWTAQVIPLFAVYTFAPDLLESFGLYGDANLYGGSLLIAVLFVVGGIPGLWLVEKIGRRKLLIWSFAIIVVALAVPALIPDVSAKIFFLALAVFAIASGASSFLEVVYPNELFPTEVRATAVGVGTAISRIGSAAGTYLMPVALVSFGAGGALMIGAAVTLVGLVASLFLAPETRGVSLAATASKSEPEQEKSPDPVTHL; encoded by the coding sequence ATGACTAGTTCCGGTCATCTCATAGACGATGCGCCGCTGACCTCCTTCCACAAGAAACTGACAGCGTTCTCCTCCGGCGGGCCGTTCATCGACGGCTTCGCGTTGTCGATCATCGGCGTCGCCCTGATCACCCTCGAACCGGCCATGGACCTCAGCGCCACCGAGATCGGTCTCATCGGCGCGGCCAGTCTGATCGGCATCTTCGTCGGGGGCGGTGTGTTCGGGTACGTGACCGACAAGATCGGCCGGCACTTCATGTACATCGCAGACCTCGTCGCGCTCGCGGTGTTCTCGGTCCTCTCCGCCTTCTGCGGGGAGGCCTGGCAGGTGATCCTGCTGCGCTTCCTGCTCGGCGTGGCCATCGGCGCCGACTACCCGATCGCCACGTCACTGCTCGCCGAATTCCTCCCGAAACGGCAGCGCGGACGACTGCTCGGAGCCATGTTCGTGGTGTGGGCCGTCGGCGCCGCCGCGGCGTATGTGGTCGGGTTCCTCGCACGGGGTCTCGGTCCCGACGCGTGGCGTTTCCTGCTCGCGAGCCCCGCGATCTTCGCGGTCGTCACGTTGCTGGCCCGGATGGGCACCCCGGAATCTCCGCGCTGGCTGATGAGCAAGGGGCGCATGGAGGAGGCCGACGCGTCCATCAAACTCGTGTACGGCGAGCAGTACGGTGTCGCGGACCTTCCGGAGGAACCCGTCGTCACCACCTCCTTCCTCCGGGTGTTCCAGAAGCCCTACCTGCGGCGCACCATCTTCGTGGCGATCTTCTGGACGGCCCAGGTGATCCCGCTGTTCGCGGTGTACACGTTCGCCCCCGACCTCCTCGAATCCTTCGGCCTGTACGGCGACGCCAACCTCTACGGCGGTTCGCTGCTCATCGCGGTCCTGTTCGTGGTCGGCGGCATACCCGGACTGTGGCTGGTCGAGAAGATCGGCCGGCGGAAGCTGCTGATCTGGTCGTTCGCGATCATCGTCGTCGCCCTGGCCGTGCCCGCGCTGATTCCCGACGTCTCGGCGAAGATCTTCTTCCTGGCCCTCGCGGTGTTCGCGATCGCCTCCGGTGCGTCGAGCTTCCTCGAAGTCGTCTACCCGAACGAACTCTTTCCCACCGAGGTGCGTGCCACCGCGGTCGGCGTGGGCACCGCGATCAGCCGGATCGGTTCTGCCGCAGGCACGTACCTGATGCCGGTGGCGCTGGTGTCGTTCGGCGCCGGCGGTGCCCTCATGATCGGCGCGGCGGTCACCCTGGTCGGACTCGTCGCGTCCCTCTTCCTCGCACCGGAGACACGCGGCGTGTCGCTGGCCGCCACGGCCTCGAAAAGCGAACCGGAGCAGGAGAAGTCCCCCGACCCCGTCACACACCTCTGA
- a CDS encoding cytochrome P450, whose protein sequence is MFAPAPTLPVSDADPFALDVLQDPLQFQAALRDAGPVVYLRRYDVFALSRYEQVHAALTDWQSFQSAAGVGLSNFRYETPWRPPSILLEADPPHHDAPRAVLSKILGPRALQKLRASWVLDADVLVDQLLSNTTEFDAVTALTAAFPLRVFPDAVGIPDAGRENLLPYGDHAFNAFGPANSLVEKGAPRVAELSGWVNEQCAREVLTGDGFGAQIWAAADRGDITHEQAPLVVRSLLTAGVDTTVNGLAAVLYAFARYPEQWARLRENRTLARTAFDEAVRWESPVQTFFRTATRDTEIGGTVIPDGKKILMFLGAANRDPRRWENPDVFDLGRNPSGHVGYGMGIHQCVGQHVARLESEALLTALASRVESLEIAGPVRRHLNNTLRSWESVPVRVQLS, encoded by the coding sequence ATGTTCGCCCCCGCTCCGACCCTGCCCGTCAGCGACGCCGACCCGTTCGCCCTCGACGTCCTGCAAGACCCGCTGCAATTCCAGGCCGCCCTGCGGGACGCCGGTCCCGTCGTGTACCTGCGGCGGTACGACGTGTTCGCGCTAAGCCGCTACGAACAGGTTCATGCCGCGCTGACCGACTGGCAGTCGTTCCAATCGGCCGCCGGAGTGGGGCTGAGCAACTTCCGGTACGAGACGCCGTGGCGTCCGCCGAGCATCCTGCTCGAGGCGGACCCGCCGCACCACGACGCTCCGCGGGCGGTGCTGAGCAAGATTCTGGGCCCCCGCGCGCTGCAGAAGCTCCGGGCATCGTGGGTTCTGGACGCAGATGTCCTCGTCGACCAGTTGCTTTCGAACACAACCGAATTCGATGCGGTCACCGCCCTCACCGCCGCGTTTCCGCTGCGCGTCTTTCCCGACGCCGTCGGCATCCCCGACGCCGGACGCGAGAACCTGCTGCCGTACGGGGATCACGCATTCAACGCGTTCGGTCCGGCCAACAGTCTGGTGGAGAAGGGGGCGCCGCGGGTGGCCGAGCTGTCCGGGTGGGTCAACGAACAGTGCGCGCGCGAGGTCCTCACCGGTGACGGCTTCGGCGCGCAGATCTGGGCGGCCGCCGACCGCGGCGACATCACGCACGAGCAGGCCCCGCTGGTGGTTCGCTCGCTGTTGACGGCCGGTGTGGACACGACCGTCAACGGGCTCGCGGCCGTGCTGTACGCGTTCGCGCGGTATCCGGAGCAGTGGGCGCGGCTGCGGGAGAACCGCACGCTGGCCCGGACCGCGTTCGACGAGGCGGTCCGATGGGAGTCGCCGGTGCAGACGTTCTTCCGCACCGCCACCCGCGACACCGAGATCGGCGGGACCGTGATCCCAGACGGCAAGAAGATCCTGATGTTCCTCGGCGCCGCGAACCGCGACCCCCGCCGGTGGGAGAATCCGGACGTCTTCGATCTCGGCCGCAACCCCTCCGGGCACGTGGGATACGGAATGGGAATCCACCAGTGCGTCGGCCAGCACGTCGCCCGCCTCGAATCGGAGGCACTGCTCACAGCCCTGGCGTCGAGGGTGGAGTCCTTGGAAATCGCCGGGCCGGTGCGTCGCCACCTCAACAACACCCTGCGGTCGTGGGAATCCGTGCCGGTGAGGGTCCAGTTGTCGTAG